From Rudanella lutea DSM 19387, a single genomic window includes:
- a CDS encoding PepSY-associated TM helix domain-containing protein, protein MKGKGFIKSALGKLHLWLGMATGLVVLIVSLTGCLFVFEQELQRLIYHDQLTVQAQKGQLLAPGTIADRVSATFRKTAIQRIYRRLASPDPALTDTYQVILKDKRLVSIDPYQGQVLGVRNLKTDFFAVVREIHTTLMLGKTGSHIIGWSVIVYLFLLISGLVLWWPRYKAAMSKAALKQKFTIRWSARWRRVNYDWHSVGGFYALWILVVIACTGLIWSFEWWENGLYKLTGSPPRDRTKAVSTLPAARQTQTTGRSTQIDAMVARTNALETGATELYVIFPADSVGAYRVQFRYDEGSFYRKYTIQYYDQYSGQLVTGKRYSDFSAGDKARGAAYDLHTGGWLGLPGKILAFLASLFSASLPVSGFLVWWGRRRKACQVVDAPVKPASVRRKRQAEPVANV, encoded by the coding sequence GTGAAGGGAAAGGGCTTTATCAAATCTGCATTAGGTAAACTGCACTTGTGGCTGGGGATGGCTACGGGGCTTGTTGTGCTGATCGTGAGCCTGACGGGCTGTTTGTTTGTGTTTGAGCAAGAGCTGCAACGGCTTATCTATCACGACCAACTGACCGTACAAGCGCAAAAGGGCCAGTTACTTGCACCGGGCACCATTGCCGACCGGGTATCGGCCACCTTCCGGAAAACGGCTATTCAACGAATTTACCGCCGATTAGCCTCCCCCGATCCCGCCCTGACCGACACCTATCAGGTGATCCTAAAAGACAAGCGGCTGGTCTCCATCGACCCGTATCAGGGTCAGGTATTAGGCGTTCGGAACCTGAAAACAGACTTTTTTGCGGTTGTCCGGGAGATTCACACCACCCTGATGCTGGGCAAGACCGGGAGCCACATTATCGGCTGGTCGGTTATTGTCTATTTATTTCTGCTCATTTCGGGACTGGTGTTGTGGTGGCCCCGGTACAAGGCAGCCATGAGCAAAGCCGCCCTGAAACAGAAATTTACCATCCGCTGGTCGGCGCGGTGGCGTCGGGTCAATTACGACTGGCATAGCGTCGGCGGTTTTTACGCCCTCTGGATTCTGGTGGTCATTGCCTGTACGGGCCTGATCTGGTCGTTTGAATGGTGGGAAAACGGTCTGTATAAACTCACTGGCTCCCCCCCGCGCGACCGTACCAAAGCCGTTTCGACCTTGCCGGCCGCTCGGCAGACCCAGACAACCGGGCGCTCAACCCAAATTGACGCGATGGTAGCCCGTACCAATGCCCTTGAAACCGGCGCAACTGAGTTGTACGTCATTTTCCCAGCCGATTCGGTGGGCGCTTACCGGGTACAGTTTCGCTACGATGAGGGCTCGTTTTACCGGAAATACACGATTCAATACTACGATCAATATTCGGGGCAGTTGGTAACCGGCAAACGGTACAGCGACTTCTCGGCGGGCGACAAAGCGCGCGGAGCCGCCTACGACCTGCATACGGGTGGATGGCTGGGATTACCGGGCAAAATTCTGGCGTTTCTGGCCAGTTTGTTTTCGGCTTCGCTACCCGTCAGTGGATTTCTGGTGTGGTGGGGCCGCCGACGCAAAGCCTGTCAGGTGGTCGATGCCCCGGTAAAACCGGCATCGGTCCGCCGAAAGCGTCAGGCCGAGCCGGTAGCCAATGTTTAA